Genomic window (Vigna radiata var. radiata cultivar VC1973A chromosome 1, Vradiata_ver6, whole genome shotgun sequence):
CGTTTGGTGTGCGGCTTTGGTAGTGTACACTTTAAGAAATCATACGCATCccacaaaattaaattattttcttaaaatatttagagGGTCTAATTTTTGTAaggtatttttaattaagtttttttttaaaatttttttaattgaattcttataagtgttaatttgaaacaaattagttcttatcgttaaaaattgttaatgatgttaaaattgtACAGACGTAagtagatgacgtggttaaaattctccttttgaaatgttaaaattgtgcagaggagaatggaaaaaattttaacacctctacacaattttaacaactcaaaaggagaattttaaccacgtcagAAGGAGATCAAATTGAGAATACCGTACGAAAATAGaaacgcctaaatggttttaaccaaTTACTTTTAACAAACTAAACCCTAATCTTTATTTAACATCAACTTTACCAAAACTATAAAATTCTGGACATTCTATCACAAATCATCctatataataacatttagGGACATGTGATAATTGATGTTATCcgatttttattaaaaaatattggctttcatttttaattaggtgtttaaaaattttaaattagttaaatttattttatctcgcttaagataatgttatttttttaagttttaaaaaagaaaaaaaattatcggTATATTCATTGAACAGTTTTAGTAAAATTGTTATTCACAGTGGAATTGGGATGAAATTTTGATGTAGGTTTCGTGGTATATGAGGATCATTAATACAAGGTTTGTTAGTATTAGATTaggttttccttttcttttgatttttatattttgagaacATTATGTTATATTGCGagttataaacatttatttatttttttcatcttattcTTTTGTATTCATAATTTAATCTGAATGAAGCTTATTAATTGACGAACTTGTGTGTatgagtttttatttcttaCATTAAAACGGTTTAatcatgttaaaatatattggTATTAATTACTTATTGTGATTATTGTTTTTGGTTAACCAACGTTGTTGTGTTGTTGGAAGTTTGAGAGAgtgtttgatttatattttgtttttttaatgaaactTAATTGTATAATAAGATTTGAGAGACATGTGATAATGGTTGATTAGagtgaaatgaaatttagaaagaaaataatgtgaTTGATGAGATTGTGAAGTGACGAAGCTTTGAGAAATAGTAATAATGAAAGTTTGGATGTTTAATTTTGGATTTGTTTCCCAAAATCCTACTCAATTAAATTATTCcacttttttgtttaattttggttGATTAACTTGATAGTTGTGGGAATGAATCTTGAATCACACCTTCAAGCTGTTTTTTGTCGTACTATTTGATACACTGGAAAGTAACAGGagatatgaaaaagaaaaagaaataagaaataaaataaaatgaagttattcaatgcaatatatatatataaaaaagaaaatatttaaataatagctaattttagagataaaaaaaattaattactagtaaccaatttaaatattaatttataaactaaaaattattaatatctaaaatagttttatttgtgAATTGAttactaaattgatttttaacgttaactaaaaaaatattaatatctaaattagtcactaattagttaaaaagtaatttagacactaattattttgataataaaaaaatattaataactaatgttagaaatttatttataaacaagttataattttttatttaaaataaaaattattttatatactaataatttttattttataaattagtgtTTTATattgactaattatttttagtctttaaaatatattactatttaggtattttctttaatatgagataaatattgtttaattaaaaaaaatattgcaactattttataaaacaaaatagaatcaaatatttgaagttacttattttaaagtaatattaatgtttaaatttgattccgttgtgttattatttttgttaaaacaatactatttaattttttaataattaaaattttaaaatttgtcaaaattatctatttcactgacatatttattttctcagtaaaatttcattgttgatttaacttttttatcagTGTAAAAACAACAACAGTTAATGAGTTGCACAGAGGAACATAACATTTTGTCGtattaataaagaaatcaaGTGGTGAAAgttaatacatatatttaaaacaaaaattaagaataaaaaatcgATACtcaataagataaataaaaagttgCTCATTACAGGAGGTTGTTACATGAATCTGtaacaaaataataagattGTCAGACAAAATATATACTAAGTTGTTGCAATAAATGACTTATAATAggttgtaattgttttgtatttttatgatttaatatcTTATATATTGGCGTAATAAGTAATTATCTCGATGGCGTTTAgtgtttttataatttcactataattaaattttaatatgtgaACAAATATTTCTTAGAAGGAAATAAGTATGGAAGATTTTATGATAGatactatatataataattacatatattaggtgataatatataatctaatattatttaaattctgATAATTTTAGGTATCCCAAGGCTTAAttatataatcttattttatttagtttttagcttttaaaatttagagttttctattttgtaatttttcttttccaattgtCGTAAATCTAGCTTAATATAAGTGATATTTAATttgacaaatatatatatatgagtattaaagaaatttaatttataattgagGAGTGATATATAGAGAAATATATTGGTGGTGAAGACAATAAAGTGATAAATTATGGGGTATGCTATCCTTAggattaatatcaattattaagTACTATGTATTAATTATGATGTGAATCAACAATGATATTTCAAAAAGTAAGCACTATAAATGATCCCAATGCAATATAAACCTTAAGTAAGTATAATCTACAAACATAAAGTGAATAAGATCAAATTACTCTAATCATTTTAGTAATCTCACTCACTCATTACTCTTTTGCCTTTTAGGACTCCACTATAATCCAAGTTTAATTAGTAGAACTTAACGTCGGtgattaattaaacttaaaacaaatatttataaatgctcattatatatgtatatatggtAACATAAAAACTTACATAAAAGACTGACACAGagcttttatgtttttaatatatatatatatatatatatattaaaaattatagaaacaattttaatatttaaaaattttgtcaCATTTTGTATTGTTAAAAGATACTTtgaataaatgaaagaaaaatatctattaaaattatttttttataaacacttaaaaaataagagatatataaaaaaaaaataaaaaagtgtgaCGATGTAGTATAGATTAATAGGGGTAATTTGAAGGGCATAATGGCAACCTATAAGCAGAGACAAAAAGAAATGATGTATGTTTGCCACCCCTATGCCTTTTCTCTATACCTTACTTAGGGCtcaaaccaaataaataaataataataataataataaactaagcAATATATTATTCCCATATTACGTATTCACTCTCACATCATCACTACGTTAGCCTAACGCCAGCAAAATCCATTTTACTTACcccatttttttctaattatattacaaaatactTAAATGCGCAGAGATTAAGTATTTatagactaaattaaatttatatatatttttattttaatttgactaTTAAAGAATAATTGCACGAGcttattaaattaagaaaaaacaaatagttACTTATTTGAAGCCCTTGGATTATGAAAAAAGTATGAATGGCTTTTACTTTTAGAATTAAGTTaatcatttttctaattaaattcattattaaatttttttaatgttatttggattTAAATTACAACAGAAGGATGTATAATCCCAGCCACACACTCACatcattgaaatatatatttcccTATATCAgcttatattatttcttaattatgcTAAGAAAGATATCACTGATGACTGAATGCACTTTTTAAGTCACTCAACATTTAGCAtataataatgtcaaaaaagaaagaatataataGGTGGCTAATGTACATTTCTTTCTGGATCCAAAGTTTAATCCTTTAGGGTTatcaagtttaattaaaattatgattagatggttaattaaggttttttatatctataccacaaaattgtaatatataagtgagtataaaattataattgtctTAGAGTTATtagtgaattttaattaaaaaaattaaacttaatatgTCACCTGTTATGGATATTTTTTATTCCTACATTTAAGATATGACAAAGATCCTATACCTACATTTAAAGAGCAATATGaagtagaaagaaaagataattattGAATTATGGGAAAATTGTGAAGAGGGTAGATGAAGTATATGGTAATATAGGTCCACAGATTTTTAAGCATgggaaaaatataaagttaataatGATTGTGAGAGtaaattataagaatattatAAGTTTGGTTTGGAAATTGAGAAAAAAGTTTGGTGTTGTGGGGTTGGTTGGAGTTTTGGAAAGTTAAAAGAGCAAAAGGGGTATGAGAAAGGCAAGAGGCTTTTTTGGCCACATAAAGTCAAATAAGCAATCACCCATCATAATGATACTTCACCACAGTTGCAGAGATGAGTGTGATTGATAATGCATCCAATAATCATCATCACTTCCTCccatattctttttttcaaaataataatctttttaaataatataaacaaaaattattctttgacacgtttaatttttttatggtcatttgacattattttttttttcttgaaaaaataaaaaactttatattttatgaacattttatccttatactctgtgtcaaataaatgtaaaaatatatcacggtattgttattttaatataaaatatcaatgtAGCGAAAGGAAACGACAACAATAGTTTTTGACAATATGTTTCGATTTTAGAACTGAGACATATGCAAACGAGATAAATAGGTGAAACCTTTTGACCTCGGTTACAACCAAAGTAATATCTTAAATGCTACTACTGTCTCGATTCTTCAGCaaccaaaataataaagaaaaaaaaaggaaagaagagttATCACCTTAGTTCAACCGAAGTAATAACGTGAAGATATGACAGCGCATCTAATTTGAACTGCTGCcaaaatcctatttttttttttttaaaagaaaatgttgttgtcTTAGATACTTTATGGTGAATTGATGAATATAATGATCGATAAATTTTCACTTACATTTGATTATGGCTAGGTATCTATTTCTATTATTGTGCACTCAACGGGTTTTGCTTttgaacatattataattattatctaCAAGAGGGGGATGTTGCATGGAAGTTTCATAGACATTTTTTGAGGCAAAGATAGCAATGAAGTTCTCTGTTGAGGCATTTGTCGTGTAATGTTGACCTCCATGCCACAGTAAAATCCCACTATAACCATCAAGGACATGGAATTTCCAAGCTTTTTAGGCCAAATAGTACATCACTCTTTTCAGCAAACTGCCAACTCTATTCAAACCTTACTACAACTATATCTCTCTCACCTTAACCTTTACCATATTTCTCCTATACTTTTTCCACATTTTACTTCCCTTCTACAAACTTATCTACCATAAAATCTCCCTTTTTCTTATGCCACtataaaattctcaattttgCCACATTTACCAGTATGTTAAAATCTAcaaattttgacacattttccataaaaacaatacttaaatgaataaaaatgatgattattacattttatttatgagttaaatatgtttttagtttttaaatttagatttaacaatgaaatttatatctattttaatctTTGATATAATTTGGTATTCATATCTTGATTCAAAtgcttaaacttttttttacatgttaaataatGTTTCAGGATCAcgtttgaattatttatattatttgacacatctaaattttaaatgttaatctAAAACATggattaatatataaaaaaaattaacatcattGAATTAAAagtctatttatttttaaattttaaaattaaaatatatcaaaatttaaaatatgaacaaattagaaactaaaaagatgtttatttagtttttatttatttattggaatttataacTCAAATTTctgtttagaaaaataattctttttgacacacataaatttttacattaatttaatattatttttagatactttttacttttttatttcttgaaaaagtataaaaatttatatttttatgattggtTCTTATATTCTTGTATTCTGAGTAAAAGTGTGTTAAAATGCCATTTTTCTCTTATGCATGTTTCACCCTGTACTAAATGAATGGCCATTCCTGTTGTCAGTTATTTCACCTTCTACAGTTCACATGTTCGAATACATATATGACAAACATTTTAGAAATTAGAAAatcatggaagaaaagaaagaaagagagagagaaaaagggaaagttggtTTGGCAACGTTATAAGTTTCTGCATTCCATTAGGGTGTAATTCTCACctttgagagaaaaagaagatattGAAGGCTGAGCAAAAGTCTTAGAAACATCAGGAATATCTATatagaaagaaggagaaaaagatcAAGAAGAAGTGATGTCAACAACTTCACATACAATTGGTCACCACAGCTTATTTGAGGAGCAGGATCAGATTCCTACACAGATGggcttctttcctttttcatcaAATCTTACTTTGCCTCCTTTGGGTTGCCACCAATCCTCTTTGAAAGCCTTCAACTCCATAACAACACCTTCTTCACTTCCCATATCTCAACAAGATTCTTCTACATCAAATCTAACACAAACCCTATTTCACAAGTCAAGAGAACACCTCACTTCTACCTTTGGAGGACCTCAGTTTCTGTCCTTGCATAGATCCACTCTAAATCCATGGTCAGACAATTCCCTCACTTTCTCTATTAACATCTTGTTAACTGTGTTTTTTTTCAGTATTAAATCAACGTGTTTTATGGTGTTTGGTTATGATTGAATTTAGGGCACTGGGAGAAGTGAGTGAGTGCTTCAGCAGTAAAAGAAGTGGATTTgatgatcatcatcatctggGAATTTCAGccatgaagatgaagaaaatgaaggcaAGAAGGAAGGTTAGAGAGCCTAGGTTTTGCTTCAAGACTATGAGCGATGTGGATGTATTGGACGATGGCTACAAGTGGAGGAAGTACGGACAGAAAGTTGTGAAGAACACGCAGCACCCCAGGTATTCATCACTTCAAAGCTCCTCTCTTTTTGCTTTAATTCAAAAGTTCATTCAAGAATATTcaattcatcaaacactttgatGATCATTGTAATTTGTATTGCAAACATAtctattctctctctctctctccaatCTCTCCACCCCTCTCTCATTATTGTTTTGATCATGATTACATGTATATTCAGCTTTGTTACTGGTTTCGGCAAGATCTTAACTTTTGTTCTGAATAATGTGGTGGTGCCTACAATAGTTAAACATATATGAAAAAGCAAAAGTTCATGACTTTATACATCAAGTTCAAAATGTGTGTATAAAATATGTTCTAaggatagaaagaaaaaattggcAGGGTTAAAACAACTAATTATGACCCCTCTGATGTTAATTATAGTATATGAAAGAACTTTTTCCAGACACTCATGCTAAGACTTTTCCTCACAAACCCATCATAGCACTTTCCTGAATAAATGGTCCTTTATGATGGTGTATTGATGGCTCTTACATATTCCGATTATAATTAACATGAGGatgttttgttattaaattgTCATTAATGAGAAAATTAGTCTCTTACAATGTGATGAAAAAGAGATTTCTTAATTATACTGTTTTTGGTCTGCATTGCA
Coding sequences:
- the LOC106767171 gene encoding probable WRKY transcription factor 13 encodes the protein MSTTSHTIGHHSLFEEQDQIPTQMGFFPFSSNLTLPPLGCHQSSLKAFNSITTPSSLPISQQDSSTSNLTQTLFHKSREHLTSTFGGPQFLSLHRSTLNPWALGEVSECFSSKRSGFDDHHHLGISAMKMKKMKARRKVREPRFCFKTMSDVDVLDDGYKWRKYGQKVVKNTQHPRSYYRCTQDNCRVKKRVERLAEDPRMVITTYEGRHVHSPSNDLEDSSSPSQLGNFLW